The proteins below are encoded in one region of Triticum aestivum cultivar Chinese Spring chromosome 1B, IWGSC CS RefSeq v2.1, whole genome shotgun sequence:
- the LOC123124917 gene encoding transmembrane and coiled-coil domain-containing protein 4, which yields MATSSTLSQTQRYAAGALLALALRQAQIHQRVLLGSHGLDEGPDPETAVLSSDDPDGRDLWTHDSRGLLRPVLRFLEIDPKAWPGVEKTAATSEPKHHIGAFLRKVFEDEDDGEKAAADRSDLELALAKAVDAMAMGLENDVAPGDLFKQHVFGGDNEEQEPSDDGSPSSPGGGGRSKDYRKMAVLYMLLSACVADVNMGEDGMGSPRIRKGYDARHRVALRLIATWLDVKWIKMEAIEIMVACSAMAAAKEDEKSRESTSPRSRWQKWRRGGIIGAAALTGGTLMAISGGLAAPAIAAGFTALAPTLHALVPVIGASGFAAIATAAGHTAGSVAVAASFGAAGAGLTGSKMAKRIGNVKEFEFKALGQNHNQGRLAVCIMVSGFAFNEDDFLKPWEGWKTNLERYILQWETKHIIALSTAIQDFLASRFAMELMREGAMQTVLSGIISAFAWPATLVAAADFIDSTWSVAIDRSDKVGIMLAEVLLNGLQGSRPVTLIGFSLGARVVFKCLQELALSGNNEGIVERAVLIGAPISVNDELWGPARKMVAGRLVNVYSTKDWILGVTFRASLLTQGLAGIQAVQVPGVENVDVSELVVGHSYLGLMQQILEQLELNTYYPVFSPSTPRSSTPRSK from the exons ATGGCCACGTCGTCGACGCTGAGCCAGACGCAGCGGTACGCTGCGGGTGCGCTCCTCGCGCTCGCGCTCCGCCAGGCGCAGATCCACCAGCGCGTCCTTCTCGGCTCCCACGGCCTCGACGAGGGCCCGGACCCTGAGACCGCCGTCCTCTCCAGCGACGACCCCGACGGCCGCGACCTCTGGACCCACGACtcccgcggcctcctccgccccgtccTCCG GTTTCTCGAGATCGACCCCAAGGCCTGGCCGGGCGtggagaagacggcggcgaccTCCGAGCCCAAGCACCACATTGGAGCC TTCCTCCGGAAAGTGTTCGAGGACGAAGATGACGGCGAGAAGGCCGCCGCCGATAGGTCCGACCTCGAGCTCGCGCTCGCCAAAGCCGTCGACGCGATGGCGATGGGCCTGGAGAACGACGTTGCACCGGGCGACCTGTTCAAACAACACGTGTTCGGCGGCGACAATGAGGAACAGGAACCGTCTGACGACGGGTCGCCGTCGTCGCCTGGCGGCGGAGGGCGCTCCAAGGACTACCGGAAGATGGCGGTGCTGTACATGCTCCTCTCAGCTTGCGTGGCGGACGTGAACATGGGCGAGGACGGCATGGGGTCCCCCCGCATAAGGAAGGGCTACGACGCCCGCCACCGCGTGGCGCTCCGACTGATCGCGACTTGGCTTGACGTCAAGTGGATCAAGATG GAAGCTATCGAGATAATGGTTGCTTGCTCTGCTATGGCTGCAGCGAAAGAGGACGAGAAATCGCGTGAAAGTACGTCGCCGAGAAGCAGGTGGCAGAAATGGAGGCGTGGGGGAATCATCGGCGCCGCCGCCTTGACCGGAGGGACGCTCATGGCCATCTCCGGGG GTCTAGCTGCTCCAGCGATTGCTGCAGGGTTCACTGCTCTTGCTCCGACGTTGCACGCACTTGTCCCTGTTATAGGGGCTAGCGGATTTGCTGCTATAGCTACTGCTGCTGGACACACCGCTGGCTCAGTAGCAGTTGCTGCATCATTTGGAG CTGCTGGAGCTGGGTTAACTGGCTCCAAAATGGCCAAAAGAATTGGAAATGTGAAAGAATTCGAGTTCAAAGCCCTCGGCCAGAACCATAACCAGGGT CGCCTAGCAGTTTGCATCATGGTTTCTGGATTCGCTTTTAATGAAGACGATTTTTTAAAGCCGTGGGAAGGATGGAAAACTAACTTAGAGAG GTACATTCTTCAGTGGGAGACTAAGCATATAATTGCCTTGAGTACAGCAATACAGGATTTTCTGGCATCAA GATTTGCAATGGAGCTGATGAGGGAAGGTGCAATGCAGACTGTGTTAAGCGGTATAATTTCAGCATTTGCATGGCCTGCTACCTTGGTAGCTGCTGCAGATTTTATTGACAGTACATGGTCCGTTGCTATTGACAG ATCAGATAAGGTTGGGATAATGCTTGCTGAAGTGTTGCTCAATGGACTGCAAGGAAGCAG GCCTGTCACTCTAATAGGTTTTTCACTCGGTGCGCGTGTCGTGTTCAAATGTTTGCAGGAATTAGCTCTTTCAGGCAATAACG AGGGAATCGTCGAGAGGGCTGTGCTGATAGGTGCACCGATTTCAGTTAATGACGAGTTGTGGGGGCCTGCCAGGAAG ATGGTTGCTGGAAGGCTTGTGAACGTGTACTCCACCAAGGACTGGATCCTCGGCGTCACTTTCCGGGCAAG TCTGCTCACGCAAGGCTTGGCTGGCATCCAGGCAGTCCAAGTCCCCGGAGTTGAAAAT GTTGACGTTAGCGAGCTCGTCGTCGGGCACTCCTACCTGGGACTCATGCAGCAGATCCTGGAGCAGCTAGAGCTCAATACTTACTACCCGGTGTTCTCCCCCTCCACGCCCAGGTCCAGCACGCCCAGATCGAAATAA